In one Mauremys mutica isolate MM-2020 ecotype Southern chromosome 3, ASM2049712v1, whole genome shotgun sequence genomic region, the following are encoded:
- the HTR1B gene encoding 5-hydroxytryptamine receptor 1B: protein MEQATPCQPAPDNLKVLQTNDSYHDRNCSAEEGIYQEATPLSWKIVLTIILALITLATMLSNAFVIATVYQTRKLHTPANYLIASLAVTDLLVSILVMPVSTMYTVTGKWTLGQIVCDVWLSSDITCCTASILHLCVIALDRYWAITDAVEYSSKRTPKRAAGMIALVWVFSISISMPPLFWRQAKAEEVSDCVVNTDHILYTVYSTVGAFYFPTLLLIALYGRIYVEARSRILKQTPTKTGKRLTRAHLITDSPGSSSSVTSINSKAPEASSETGSPVYMNQVKVKISDALLEKKKLTAARERKATKTLGIILGAFIVCWLPFFIITLVLPICKDACWFHMAIFDFFTWLGYLNSLINPIIYTMSNEDFKQAFHKLMRFRCTS from the coding sequence ATGGAGCAAGCGACTCCCTGCCAGCCGGCACCCGACAACCTGAAGGTGCTTCAGACCAATGACTCGTACCACGACCGCAATTGCAGTGCAGAGGAAGGGATCTACCAAGAGGCCACTCCGCTCTCCTGGAAGATAGTCCTCACCATTATCCTGGCTCTGATCACTCTCGCCACCATGCTCTCTAATGCCTTTGTAATCGCCACCGTCTATCAGACAAGGAAATTGCACACTCCGGCCAACTATCTCATAGCCTCCCTGGCCGTCACGGACCTTCTCGTGTCTATCCTTGTCATGCCCGTTAGCACCATGTATACTGTGACCGGGAAATGGACTTTGGGCCAGATCGTCTGCGATGTATGGCTATCTTCGGATATTACTTGTTGCACAGCCTCCATCCTCCATTTGTGTGTCATCGCCCTGGACAGATACTGGGCGATCACCGATGCCGTTGAATATTCTAGTAAACGGACTCCCAAGAGGGCAGCTGGCATGATCGCTTTGGTCTGGGTCTTCTCTATCTCCATCTCCATGCCGCCCCTGTTTTGGCGTCAAGCGAAAGCGGAAGAAGTGTCTGACTGTGTGGTGAACACAGACCACATACTGTACACCGTTTACTCCACGGTGGGAGCCTTCTACTTCCCCACCTTGCTGCTGATCGCCCTCTACGGAAGGATCTATGTGGAAGCCAGATCTCGGATCTTGAAACAGACGCCAACGAAAACAGGCAAAAGATTAACCAGGGCTCATTTAATTACCGACTCCCCCGGATCATCTTCATCTGTCACCTCCATAAACTCCAAGGCCCCAGAGGCTTCCAGTGAAACGGGATCTCCTGTCTATATGAATCAGGTCAAGGTGAAGATCTCGGACGCCCTTCTGGAGAAAAAAAAGCTCACGGCTGCTAGAGAGCGGAAAGCTACCAAGACTCTAGGGATTATTTTAGGAGCCTTCATCGTCTGTTGGTTACCCTTCTTCATCATCACCTTGGTGTTGCCTATTTGCAAGGACGCTTGCTGGTTCCACATGGCCATCTTTGACTTTTTCACCTGGCTAGGATATCTCAACTCTTTAATCAATCCCATAATCTATACAATGTCCAATGAAGACTTCAAACAAGCTTTTCATAAATTGATGCGTTTTAGATGCACAAGCTGA